The sequence below is a genomic window from Deinococcus depolymerans.
TATACCGGATGCATGGCGTGCGAAAATAACCGCTCTATATGATTTCGCTTGCTAAGAAGCTACTCGCGATTACAAAGCAAATGGGTTGATATTTTTGCAGTCTATATTTATTATTCCGATATTCTATAAAGCATTGGTTGTTTCCTTTAGGAATGTATATAGGAGGCGTCGAATTGACTAGAATGCAGACAAATGATGTTATTTTTGAGATGGTTTTGCCTAGAAGGCCAGTTTCCTACAATGCGAGGGGTAGGCCAGGATATAGACGATGGAAAGACTATATCATAAACCATGCAAAAATACTTTGGAGGGAGTCAATACTTGAAGGTAGCGACTATTACTTCCAGATTATCTATATATGCCACGAAAATCCCGTTGATGTTGATAATATTATTAAGGGTGTGCAGGATGCGCTTGTAGGTGTGTTATATGCGGATGATGTCAATATCTCGGATATCTCTGCCCACAGGCGATTTACAAGTGAAAAAATAATTATAGAAGAATTGCCAGATAAGCTTCGAAATGAACTCGATAATCGACAGCAGATGGCGGATACCGTATATTTTCGACTTTGTAAATCAAGGGGGATAGGTAGTTTTACATGAGTCAAGACTATAGATACGGAAGTATTCTCGAAAAGCGGGTTGCTAGTAAGCTTGCCAATATAGGGATGCGGGTAACTATGGAGCCTAATCCAGATTGCTTACCAGAGAGCAATATAAAATATAGACCAGATATACTTGCTAAATCTCCGGATGGTATTAATTACATTATTGAAGTGAAATCATCCGTCTTTATGCAGGGAATGGAGAGGTATTTTGAATATTCAAGGTCGCTCCCATCAGACAGAATGTGGAAATTCGTTATTATGACTGAGCGTGAGGTTGATCAGGATATTGAATCATTTTTCATTCCTTATGGACAAAAACTAAGCACGACGATCAAGATGATTCATGATTCTCGAGCGAAACTGGATCTCTTGGCAGAGGGAAGCAGGCTTGATGAGCAATTGGCCTCTGCTATATTCTTAGTAAAATTTTCAAATTTAGAATCGAGTTTATCCCTCCTGGCTGAAAAATTTATGTTACCCATCGGTGCACTTGAATCTAAGATAATAGCTGACTATCTATATTCAGAGGGAGAAATTGATTACAGCCTGTATGAGCAGCTTATTTATACGATTTCCAATAGAAATAAGATATCCCATAACAGGTTTTCTAGCGTTGAATTGATAGAATTCGAGACCTTGGACAATGCGCAAAACAGGGTATTAGAGCTTCTTGTCGGCAAAGCTGAAGCGTAATCTATTATGATTAGATGGATGGGATTATTTTGCATTTGATGTCTTAGGCTTCTATGCTGTTGGAGGCGCTTGTCTAATTTCTGCCGTAAACCTTTGCTAAATTGGCGAAGAAGAGGCGTCTGTCATTAGCACTTGTGTCTCCTGTTAGGCAGACAAGCCCGGCGAGGCGGCCCGTGGTTGTGCCGGCACGATGTGTGTGCGGACACAACACACGGCCCTCCCTCTTCTTGAAGAGCTCGTGACTCGTTTCCTTGTTGGTGGCAGCTGATACGGATTCCGTTTGTTTCGCCGATAACCCGGAACATCGCCGGCTTGTCAGCTTCACGTCCGGAAACCGTTTCCCTCCCACTCGCTTTGCTCCGATTGAACGGGTTTTGCAGCACATTCAATCGGAGTCCGTATGAGTCATTGCGGGTCAGATGTCCGGGCTACCATCAGGGATGCCCAGGTTCAACCTCGACGGTATGGTCAAGCGGCTCATGGACGACGTGAACGAGAGGTTCCGGGCAAATATTGAGGAGGTCGTGTCCCTCCAGTACTGTCCGGAGCATGGGTCGTTCGCGTTGATCGAATTCGTGGATCAGTTGACCGTGTCCAGGGAGCGCGTACAGCACGAGTACCGCCTGCATTGCTGCTGTGACGCCCTACGGGATCAGGTAACGCAGGTGCTTCAGGAAGCGGGGCTCAGATGACGACCAAGCAGCTTAGCCTTCCCGTGATCGTACTCGGGCGGAAGCTCGTGGTCCTGGTCGCTCTGGAACTTCACGACATCACCATCCAGAATCCCCGCAATCCCAGTGTGTATCTGTTCGACGGGATGAGTGGAGTGACGGAACTCGAACGTGGTGAGCTGAAAACCCGCAGCCCTCAGGAGTTTCAGGACCTCGGTAAGGAACTGGGCCGCGATTTACTGGTCCGCATTGCGCAGCACTACATTCACGCGGTCAGGGATCGCGGCGCTCTGGCGCGAACCCCGGCCCCACTCTGGGTGGAGGACGTGCAGGCCCCGGTGGTGCCGACGGGCACTGTAGAGGACGATGTCCGGACGTTCTTCGAAGTGAGTGCCGCTCACCTGGGGCCGACGGCGTACAGTCTCGAGAGCCTCGCCGTGTCCACGGGATACCCCATGAGTGATCTTGAAGCGCACCTGCGGGCCCAGGTGGAGGCCGGCATCCTGTGCGTGGATGGTGAGGGTTACGCGCTGTGTGGGGCAGTGAGTCCTGACCCGTGGCGGTTGCCGGAGGAAGTGCAGGGGCAGCAGCCCCTCGGTCTGGACGCGCGGCTGATCCGGGTCATGATTGGCGGTCCAGGCGACACCGCTGAGGAGGTGGAGAAAGCACGTGAGGTGCTCGGACAGTGGAACCTGCGCCACGCGGAGGAACTCGGCGCGGTGCTGCTGTTCAAGCACTGGCAACTTCACTCGTATCCCGGCTGGAACGAGCGGCCGCAGGCGCTGATCAACGAGCAACTCGTGGAGCGTGCGGACCTGCTTGTGGCGGTCTTCTGGGCCCGCCTGGGCATGGACTCTGGCACGGACGAGTCCGGGACGGTGGAGGAGATCCGGAGGATGGCGGCGGCTGGGCGGCCCGTGATGGTGTACTTCTCTAATCGATCCAAGTCCCTGGATTTTATGAGGGACGCGACTAACATGAAGGAGTTAGAACGGGTTCACGCGTATCGTGCCGACATCGAGCAGCAGTTCAGGGGCATGTACAGCACGTTCAACTCTACGGATGCGTTCGGTGAAAAGCTCGATCTGCATCTGACACGATTCATTCGTGACCTGCGGGACAGGAACTTTCAGGTGCAGCAGTCCCCGCAGGGCAGCCTGCGGGCCTTCCGGGAGAACCGACGGGCTGAACTGGCCACTCTGAGGGGCACAGTCACGCGCCTGGAGATCGAGTTCGGGAGCAACGGCCACCGCATCAACGGCGCGGAGGCGCAGAAACGGCGGACGCTCGCCCGGCTGGCGGAGGCGATAACCATGCATTACGCCACATGGAAGCCGCACCTCATCGAGGACGCGTGTCAGGCGTGGGAAGGTCTGATCGGTTTCGCCAGGCAGGTGGCCAGTGAACCAGGAACGTACGGGAGTGGCGCGGCACTGGAGGAGAACGGTCGGGAATTGCTGAACGAGGTGAAAGGCTGGCTCGGCATCCTCGAGAGTGGTCTTTCACATCGCTGAGCGCTCGCGCTGCAGATCGATCTGCAGCGCGAGCGCTCAGCGATGCCGCGCAGATCTCGCCTCGGGAACGGCGCCCGCTGCGATACCTTCAGAGCACAATGACCCTCCTCCCTGAAGATCTGACCCAGTGCAGTCGACGAGTCCTGGCTCACCTGCGCGCCTCCTACGTGTCTGGCCAGGGCTTTGCAGACACCGGTGAGCTGGCCCAGGCCTTGCAGGTGGACCTCCCGCTGATCGCCGCGAGTTGCCGACAACTGCAGGGGCTTGGAGAGCTGGCCATCGTGGCGAACCGCGGCGGCGACGAGTTGCTCGTCCGGATCACCGAGGTGGGCATGCGCGCAGCGGATCGCGCGGACACTCCACCTTCAGGAAGTTTGGTCCAGAATTTCCATGCTCCTGTCGGCATCGTTGCCACCCAGGTCGGGAACCACAACGCCATGACCCCGCAGCAGCGCAGCGGCGGCACCGTCGAGGAGTTTGCCCTGCTTCTCGCCCAACTCCGGGCCCAGGTCGCCACCTTGCCGGAGGACGACCAGGACGAGGCCACGATGACCATCGAGAGCCTCGACAAGGGCGTGAAGGAGGGCAAGCTGGCCCGTGCCGGTCGGGCCGTCGAGACGCTGAGCAAACTGGGCGCGGCGTCCGCGACCTTCGTGACCTCCCTGAAAACCATCAGCCAGACTCTCGGACTGCCTTTCCCAGGGGCAGACAGCTGAGAGTGAGACGACTGGACGCAGCGGAGGAGTGGGCGAGGATCGACAGCATCCTCCAGCCGTTGGGGTGGCACGACATGGATCAGGCGCGGCTGCTGCTCGAGTGTGGCTGCGAACCCAGCCGGGCGGCCGAACTCAGCATGACTCAGGCGGATCAGCTCGGCGCCTGGCTCGAAGTGGATCCGGAGTATCTGCTGGGACGCGAACAGAACCCGGTCGTTCATCCGAACCTCTACCACAATGTGCCCTCTGAACTCTGGCGGGCGATCATCACGGCAACGACGTCACACACGCTGCGAGAGGTGCTGGTTCTAAAGGTCAGAGGGATGAATCTCGACCGGCTCCGCCCTGGCATAGGCACGGATGATCCGCGGTCGATGCTGGCCGTCGTGCTGACCCTCCGGCGACCGCTGGGGTCGTATGTCGTGGAGACTTGGCAACTCTGGCAGCCCGAGCCCTGGGTCTATCCGAAGTCCCGCGAGCATGTGCTCTCCGTCCTTCTGCTGCTTCAGGCTTTGGATGCGCGAGGGTTCAGCGGCTGCTACCCCCGAGGTCTGGAGATCTCAGCGGAAGAAATGAAGGCGTTGAACAAAGGGCAGATGCACATCACTGCGGTTCTTGGCCATCACCGGTGGCCCCCAAAGTGGGATGTGCAGAATTTCCTGCAGCCAGCGGGGCTACTCGCCTCTCGGCGGCGCAACGAGATCGAGCAGTCGCTGCAGCATTACGGTGACTGGCGGGCGATGCTCTCCGATCACAGGTGAGGTGTCTACCCCAACGCCTGGAATAGAAGAAGGCGACCCGAAGATCGCCTTGCTTTTTCTACTATAGAGCGGTATTCAGGTTAGGTCAATCCTATGCGGCCGGATCGGCAGCATCCTGTTTTTTCCTGTCCAGGACGCGCTTGACCTGCACCGCACTCCAGGGGCCGCCCTGTCGGGTGCGGAAGCCATGCGCGTCCAGCTGGGCGGCGACTGCTCGTAGACTGAGCCCCTGAGCGCGCAACGCACCCGCATACGCCGCCACAGGTCGCATGTCAGCGACCGCCAGGGCTCGTGAGGTCGCCGCCCCCGCCAGGCGCGCTTCAGCGGTGAGGTTCTCCGGCTTACCGAGCTTCAACCCACGAGCTTTCCGCGCCGCCAGCGCGGCTTTCGTGCGGGCGGAGATCAGTTGGGCTTCGCGCTCGGCGACGGCGGCCATGACGTGGATGGTGAGGTTGTCGGCTTCGGGCATGTCTACGGCGACGAAGCGGACGCCGGATTCCATGAGGCTGGCGACGACGGCGACGTTGCGGGCGAGGCGGTCGAGCTTGGCGATGAGGAGAACCCCATTGACTCGGCGGGTGTGATCGAGGGCCGCCTCTAGTTGTGGCCGGCGGCGTTTGCGGGTGCCGGTTTCGATCTCGGTGAATTCGAGGACGACCTCAAGGTCCTTGCTGCGGGCATGCGAGAGGACGGCGGCCTGCTGAGATTCGAGACCCAAGCCGCTTTGGCCTTGTTTGGCGGTGGAGACTCGGTAGTAGGCGATGGCGGGGGTGGGCACCTACCCATGTTACAACTCTCATCGGAGCGTTTAAGAACTGTAACAGCGGGGCAAGCTAGCCTGAGAGAGCCTGCGCGCCAAGCACAGGCAGTGCAGCGTGGCTCGTGTAGCTGGGATTTCAGATTGACTGGAATCGCGAGGGGGCACCGTCAATACTATTGCGACTGTCCCCATTCACGCTCATGCCAAGGACAAGGCTGAGTGAGTCCCGTGGGTTGCAACATCCGCGTCCATCACCCGATTTCTCCTTACTCCCGGAAGCGGCTAAACCGTCCCGAGAAAGTCACAGAGGTTTCAATGAACCAATCCACTGCTCTCAAAATGGCCAGTGACACAACTACAAGTCCTAGCCGTCTCCTTCGCCTCGCTGACAGCGTGGACGCTGCTGTCAGCGAGGCGGCATTGAAGACGCTTAGCAAGCATCCAGATCGTTCTGTGCGCATGCTCGTCGCCAAGCATGCTCGTGTCACGGCTGCCGTTCTGAGTGGCCTGAGCACCGACGATCATCCATTTGATCAAGAGATCGTTCGCGTCAGTACAAGTGGGCAAGGTGTTCCCACTGCATCCATCCCGGAAGGTGTTCGTGAGGAAATAACGAGGCTGCATCCGCTCCTACAGGCTTCCCTGGAACGCCACGAACGGCAAGGAAAATACAACTCCTTGCGTTCGGCCGACGAAGCAACTCTGTGCAGCTTGGCAGCCGATCCGCACCAGGACCTAGATGTGCTGGCATATATTGAGCAAAACTTTGGGCGCCAGCGAGATGTCTGGGGGGCGTTGCAAAGCAATCCTGCCACCCGACTATACCGCGTGAGGTCAGGTGCCTACGGTGAATCCCCCGCGGGTGTGCTTAAAATTCCTTTTCTCGACGAAGACTTCTTCAACTCATTATTCCACTCCCTTGATCAGAGGTATTGGCGTCAACTTGCGAAACATCCTCTGCTTCCTGCTCAATTACAAAGACAACTGTTTGATACAGGGAATGTACAGGCTATCATAGGCCTTCTCTGTAATCCTAGGCTAGACTCTGACATCCTCGGCAGGATTGTGGGCTCCAGACCGCCTACCAACTACCAAGATGTCATGATCGACGAAGACGATATCATCCATCCACAGGGTCTCGCTTGGCTTTCAACATCCAATGACTCTAGTGTCATGTGGGTTGCCGCACGTCACCGTCTAACAGACGAAGTCACGCTCACGAGACTAGCGCTGGAGGACGAATGTGAGCTGGAGGTTGTTACTAGACCCGTGACCCCAGATTCCATCCTGATGAAGTTGAAAAGACGTTTCCCTAGCTACAGCGAGATGTGCGATGCACGCCTGACCGCTAACGTGAGAGAAATGCAGGAGATCCTGCAGAAGAACAGCAGCCTTGTAGTCTGTAGTTTGGCACGTAACCCTAGGCTCCCTTCATGGTTGGCAGAAGAGTTAGCTACCGCCGACGATTTCGCGGTTCGTCGGGCTGTGCAAGAAAATCCCAACTTACCCGATGCCCTCTTACAGCAGCTGGCCACGCGTCACGGTTCAGCTTCGGAAGTAGCACACAATCCTGGTGCCAGTGAAAAGGCTCTGGAAGTTGCATTGAATACGGTCAGGACCATGACGGGCGTAACGGTCGATACGTTTCTGAATCCGATCTTGGCACACCCTCTGCTACGTCCGGACACGATCCGCGATGTGCTACTGGAAAAACTCGCGGACGATCAGTTTGGCATTCTGCCTCACGCCATCTCCCGGGAACTGGACAGATTGAAAGACTCATGGACCCCTGTAAACGGCGGCTTCCGCCAACCTGAGGATGACATAGGACAGATTTACGTTCTGTTCAACCCGGCGATGCCAGGTCTCGTGAAAGTCGGTTCCTCGGGCCGCTCGGGCGAGTTGCGCGCCAGGGAACTGTCGTCTTCTACAGGCGTGCCCACACCCTTCATCCTTCTGCATTCCGTGGGCGTCAGGAACCATATTGGTGCGGAGCAGCAACTGCACCGCGAACTGGAACAGGAGGGCCTACGCTACTCCGACAGGCGCGAGTTTTTTCGCCTAGAACCGTCAGAAGCTATCGATAGGCTGCTGAAGTTTCAGCAATCCTGGAACCAGCACCACTGATCTGTGATTCAGCGACCAGCTGTTCCTCGAGGCTGACTACACGATTTGCGAATTTTTGTACGTTGAGCTCTCGTCCTGCCTGTCCCAATTGAAGCATCTGAAATCGAGGGGGAAACGTCGATTCCATGGGTTCGGAACTCTGTCCCAGAAGGAGTTCCGAGCAGATCGATGGGTTGACTACCGAAAACAAAGCCCTCAAAGCGGAAATCGCCCGCATGAAGGGGACCTGAGAGTAGGAACAGCCGATTACCCTGACACCATCGGGTGCTAGG
It includes:
- a CDS encoding RusA family crossover junction endodeoxyribonuclease; translated protein: MQTNDVIFEMVLPRRPVSYNARGRPGYRRWKDYIINHAKILWRESILEGSDYYFQIIYICHENPVDVDNIIKGVQDALVGVLYADDVNISDISAHRRFTSEKIIIEELPDKLRNELDNRQQMADTVYFRLCKSRGIGSFT
- a CDS encoding recombinase family protein, whose protein sequence is MPTPAIAYYRVSTAKQGQSGLGLESQQAAVLSHARSKDLEVVLEFTEIETGTRKRRRPQLEAALDHTRRVNGVLLIAKLDRLARNVAVVASLMESGVRFVAVDMPEADNLTIHVMAAVAEREAQLISARTKAALAARKARGLKLGKPENLTAEARLAGAATSRALAVADMRPVAAYAGALRAQGLSLRAVAAQLDAHGFRTRQGGPWSAVQVKRVLDRKKQDAADPAA
- a CDS encoding GIY-YIG nuclease family protein; this encodes MNQSTALKMASDTTTSPSRLLRLADSVDAAVSEAALKTLSKHPDRSVRMLVAKHARVTAAVLSGLSTDDHPFDQEIVRVSTSGQGVPTASIPEGVREEITRLHPLLQASLERHERQGKYNSLRSADEATLCSLAADPHQDLDVLAYIEQNFGRQRDVWGALQSNPATRLYRVRSGAYGESPAGVLKIPFLDEDFFNSLFHSLDQRYWRQLAKHPLLPAQLQRQLFDTGNVQAIIGLLCNPRLDSDILGRIVGSRPPTNYQDVMIDEDDIIHPQGLAWLSTSNDSSVMWVAARHRLTDEVTLTRLALEDECELEVVTRPVTPDSILMKLKRRFPSYSEMCDARLTANVREMQEILQKNSSLVVCSLARNPRLPSWLAEELATADDFAVRRAVQENPNLPDALLQQLATRHGSASEVAHNPGASEKALEVALNTVRTMTGVTVDTFLNPILAHPLLRPDTIRDVLLEKLADDQFGILPHAISRELDRLKDSWTPVNGGFRQPEDDIGQIYVLFNPAMPGLVKVGSSGRSGELRARELSSSTGVPTPFILLHSVGVRNHIGAEQQLHRELEQEGLRYSDRREFFRLEPSEAIDRLLKFQQSWNQHH